One segment of Marvinbryantia formatexigens DSM 14469 DNA contains the following:
- a CDS encoding glucosidase: protein MHYNLSENKMEDLKIAYIGGGSRGWARTFMTDLALEAQLSGEIRLYDIDRESALQNEKIGNDLRTRPDVVGNWQYRTCDSLQEALTGADFVVISILPGTFDEMESDVHMPERLGVWQSVGDTTGPGGIIRALRTLPMYRTIAEAIRTFSPDAWVINYSNPMSLCVRMLYHVFPEIKAFGCCHEVFGTQELLKGILEKELHVENVRREDIHVNVVGINHFTWFTDASFRGIDLFPVFGDYAGRHYEEGFEDSVANWMNSSFNCTHRVKFDLFRRYEAIAAAGDRHLAEFMPGDEYLKNPETVSSWRFSLTPVSWRKEDCRQRMEKSRRLYSGAEKLALTPTGEEGILLIKALCGLGRVISNVNIPNTRLQIPNLPADTVVETNAVFDRDSIRPVAAGEMPEALKELTMPHIRNYERALQAAERPDLSLIVDAFMEDPNMKGKRVTRPQAESLAKDMIRATQKYLPKEWTAFI from the coding sequence ATGCACTACAATTTATCGGAAAACAAGATGGAGGATTTAAAAATCGCTTATATCGGCGGAGGCTCCCGCGGCTGGGCGAGAACCTTTATGACGGACCTCGCGCTGGAAGCGCAGCTATCCGGCGAGATACGTCTGTATGATATCGACAGGGAAAGCGCCCTGCAGAATGAGAAAATCGGAAATGATTTGCGCACGCGTCCCGACGTGGTCGGAAACTGGCAGTACCGCACCTGCGACAGTCTGCAGGAAGCGCTGACCGGCGCGGATTTTGTCGTAATTTCTATTCTGCCCGGCACCTTCGATGAAATGGAATCAGATGTACATATGCCGGAGCGTCTCGGCGTCTGGCAGTCTGTGGGCGACACTACCGGACCGGGCGGCATTATCCGCGCGCTGCGCACGCTGCCGATGTACCGCACCATCGCGGAAGCAATCCGGACCTTCTCCCCGGATGCCTGGGTAATCAATTATTCGAACCCGATGAGCCTCTGTGTCCGTATGCTGTACCATGTATTTCCGGAAATTAAGGCGTTCGGCTGCTGTCATGAGGTGTTCGGAACGCAGGAGCTGCTGAAGGGGATTCTGGAAAAAGAACTGCATGTGGAAAATGTCCGCCGCGAAGACATCCATGTCAATGTTGTTGGAATCAATCATTTTACCTGGTTTACAGATGCTTCTTTCCGCGGAATTGATTTGTTTCCGGTTTTCGGCGACTATGCCGGGCGCCATTACGAAGAAGGCTTTGAGGATTCTGTCGCAAACTGGATGAATTCCAGCTTTAACTGCACTCACCGCGTCAAGTTTGACCTCTTCCGGCGCTATGAGGCAATCGCAGCCGCCGGTGACCGGCATCTTGCGGAATTTATGCCGGGCGATGAATATCTGAAGAATCCGGAGACGGTTTCCAGCTGGCGTTTTTCGCTGACCCCGGTCTCCTGGAGAAAAGAGGACTGCCGTCAGCGTATGGAAAAAAGCCGTCGTCTGTACAGCGGCGCGGAGAAGCTGGCCCTGACGCCAACCGGCGAAGAGGGCATCCTCCTGATTAAGGCGCTCTGCGGTCTGGGACGGGTAATCTCAAATGTAAATATTCCCAATACCCGGCTGCAGATACCAAACCTTCCCGCAGATACCGTGGTGGAGACAAACGCCGTATTCGACCGCGACAGCATCCGCCCGGTAGCCGCCGGCGAAATGCCAGAAGCCCTGAAGGAGCTGACAATGCCGCATATCCGCAATTATGAACGGGCTCTGCAGGCGGCAGAGCGGCCGGACCTTTCCCTTATTGTGGATGCCTTTATGGAAGACCCGAATATGAAGGGAAAACGCGTCACCCGCCCGCAGGCGGAATCGCTTGCAAAAGACATGATTCGGGCGACACAAAAATATCTGCCAAAGGAATGGACGGCATTTATCTGA
- a CDS encoding DUF3990 domain-containing protein → MLLYHASKEVVEFPEGRKTRYTKDFSWGFYCTNNWKQAVRWANRGIGEPVINSYLYEPDDKLSVLVFEKMTDEWLDFIARCRKGETHSYDIVEGPMANDTVWNYVNDFLSGKITRKQFWALAEFRYPTHQISFHTLSALDCLKFEGSKVVYDDEGAK, encoded by the coding sequence ATGCTTTTATACCATGCCAGTAAGGAAGTCGTAGAATTTCCCGAAGGCAGGAAAACCAGATATACGAAAGATTTTTCATGGGGATTTTACTGCACAAATAATTGGAAACAGGCTGTACGGTGGGCAAACCGTGGAATAGGAGAACCTGTTATAAATTCTTATTTATATGAACCAGATGACAAACTGTCTGTTTTAGTATTTGAGAAAATGACAGATGAATGGCTGGATTTTATTGCAAGATGCAGAAAAGGAGAAACGCACTCTTACGATATTGTAGAAGGACCAATGGCAAATGATACCGTCTGGAATTATGTGAATGATTTTTTAAGCGGGAAAATAACCAGAAAGCAGTTCTGGGCACTGGCAGAATTTCGTTATCCGACACATCAGATTAGCTTTCATACGTTGTCGGCCCTGGATTGTTTAAAATTTGAAGGGAGTAAGGTTGTTTATGACGACGAAGGAGCAAAATGA
- a CDS encoding glycoside hydrolase family 27 protein, whose product MNKNDFAVNPPMGWNSWDCYGASVTEKELIQNADYMAEHLKEYGWEYIVCDIQWYEPTADSSHYHIFADLCMDEYGRLIPAENRFPSAAGGKGFGPVADYVHAKGLKFGIHIMRGIPRQAVAQNTPVKGTSVRARDVAHPASICCWNTDMYGLDAARSGAQEYYDSLLELYASWGVDYIKVDDICVKYGRVNDESTLAYGGDEIEMLRTAIDRCGRPIVLSLSPGPAMVSQAAHLRKNANMWRITNDFWDKWENIMEMFGRCNDWSPYVSEGCYPDCDMLPVGHISIRGCEHGLKERQTNLTQEEQRTMFTLWSIFRSPMMLGCELTDMDEWTRDLVTNDRVLRLLRTSRNARQIVRTSDFIAWQAESTDGGSYVALFNIAGWENSFAIPFERLNLSGAYNVTDLWSGENLGMQEKALCAKIGVHDAKLYYLEQK is encoded by the coding sequence ATGAATAAAAATGATTTTGCTGTGAATCCTCCGATGGGGTGGAACAGCTGGGACTGCTACGGCGCGTCAGTGACTGAGAAGGAGCTGATTCAGAACGCGGATTATATGGCGGAGCATCTGAAAGAATATGGCTGGGAATACATCGTCTGCGATATCCAGTGGTATGAACCGACGGCAGATTCCAGTCACTATCATATATTTGCAGACCTTTGCATGGACGAGTACGGAAGACTGATTCCGGCAGAGAACCGCTTTCCCTCTGCGGCGGGAGGAAAGGGCTTCGGACCAGTCGCAGATTATGTTCACGCAAAAGGGCTGAAATTCGGGATTCATATTATGCGCGGAATTCCCAGACAGGCGGTAGCGCAGAATACACCGGTAAAGGGAACGTCCGTCCGGGCAAGAGATGTGGCGCATCCGGCCTCCATCTGCTGCTGGAATACGGACATGTACGGACTGGATGCCGCAAGATCCGGCGCGCAGGAATATTATGATTCTCTGCTGGAGCTGTACGCTTCCTGGGGTGTTGATTATATCAAGGTGGATGATATATGCGTAAAATACGGGCGTGTCAATGATGAAAGTACGCTGGCATACGGCGGGGATGAAATAGAGATGCTGCGCACAGCGATTGACCGCTGCGGCAGACCGATTGTGCTCAGTCTTTCACCGGGACCGGCTATGGTCAGTCAGGCTGCCCACCTGCGCAAAAATGCCAATATGTGGCGGATTACAAATGATTTCTGGGATAAATGGGAAAATATTATGGAAATGTTCGGACGCTGCAATGACTGGAGCCCGTATGTTTCGGAAGGCTGTTATCCGGACTGCGATATGCTTCCGGTCGGGCATATTTCTATTCGCGGCTGTGAGCACGGTCTGAAAGAGCGGCAGACGAATCTGACGCAGGAAGAGCAGCGGACAATGTTTACGCTGTGGAGCATATTCCGTTCGCCCATGATGCTTGGCTGCGAGCTGACGGATATGGATGAGTGGACGAGGGATCTGGTGACAAACGACAGGGTCCTGCGCCTTCTGCGCACCAGCCGCAATGCCCGCCAGATAGTGAGAACCAGTGATTTTATTGCATGGCAGGCGGAGAGCACGGACGGCGGAAGCTATGTGGCGCTTTTTAATATAGCGGGCTGGGAAAACAGCTTTGCCATTCCGTTTGAGCGGCTGAATCTTTCCGGAGCATATAATGTGACCGACTTGTGGAGCGGAGAAAATCTGGGAATGCAGGAAAAGGCGCTCTGTGCAAAAATCGGCGTCCATGACGCGAAGCTCTATTATCTGGAACAGAAGTGA
- a CDS encoding YesL family protein has product MKLSLDAPVFDKTNQIADVLVAGFLWLVCSVPVVTIGPASAALYYTVVKVVRRKRETVWKSFFHSFKSNLKQGILMTLLYGGYGALIAVYGYLAYLKYTGGDGMNPYMLAAGGIVLAFPWLLTVVWIFPVISRFEARTGRQLQYAVCMAVGNLPATLGLLALLLVCFVLIYLWSFLLVILPGVYAFVSSFLIERVFRKYMEKERGKYAGEEDLPWYLE; this is encoded by the coding sequence ATGAAGCTATCGCTGGATGCTCCGGTTTTTGATAAAACCAATCAGATAGCGGACGTTCTGGTTGCGGGATTTCTCTGGCTGGTATGTTCGGTGCCGGTCGTGACGATTGGTCCTGCCAGCGCGGCACTTTACTACACCGTGGTGAAGGTGGTGCGCAGAAAACGCGAAACGGTATGGAAGTCTTTTTTTCATTCTTTTAAAAGCAATCTGAAGCAGGGTATCCTGATGACTCTTCTGTATGGGGGATATGGCGCTCTGATTGCCGTTTATGGGTATCTGGCTTACCTGAAGTATACGGGCGGGGATGGAATGAATCCCTATATGCTTGCAGCGGGCGGAATTGTGCTGGCGTTCCCGTGGCTTCTGACGGTGGTGTGGATTTTTCCGGTAATCTCCAGATTTGAGGCGCGGACCGGCAGGCAGCTTCAGTATGCAGTCTGCATGGCAGTGGGAAATCTGCCTGCCACGCTTGGACTTCTGGCGCTGCTGCTTGTATGCTTTGTGCTGATTTATCTCTGGTCGTTTCTTCTTGTGATTCTGCCGGGCGTGTATGCATTTGTTTCTTCTTTTCTGATAGAGAGGGTCTTCCGGAAATATATGGAGAAGGAACGGGGAAAATATGCGGGAGAGGAAGATTTGCCCTGGTATCTGGAGTAA
- a CDS encoding carbohydrate ABC transporter permease — protein MDNGSERMKFRKKDWWKYLISLFLLLIYLFPFYIIINVSLKDFADTSSRIQFPDPIYWGNFEKVISAGEIFTGMKNSLIITVLVLIVEIVLGCMAGYALSRNQSKVNEVVRSLIMSVMMITPLTILVGIYSTMSNLHATSTYWGMVLVLSAFGLPMSIFLYTNFISSIPVSLDEAAAIDGAGNLQIFFRIILPQLKTVTVTVMILQGVGVWNEYTYSYYFLQKPEMRTITLVIKTFFSAVSNDYGAAAATAVIGMLPLIVVYLCLQKYFIQGQMDSAIKS, from the coding sequence ATGGATAACGGTTCTGAGAGAATGAAATTCCGGAAAAAGGACTGGTGGAAGTATCTGATTAGCCTGTTTCTGTTGTTGATTTACCTTTTCCCGTTTTATATCATCATTAATGTATCCCTGAAGGACTTTGCGGATACGAGCTCCAGAATACAGTTCCCGGATCCGATTTACTGGGGAAACTTTGAAAAGGTTATTTCCGCCGGGGAGATTTTCACCGGTATGAAAAACAGCCTGATTATTACGGTACTGGTGCTGATCGTGGAGATTGTGCTGGGATGTATGGCAGGATATGCGCTGTCCAGAAATCAGTCGAAGGTAAATGAGGTAGTGCGCAGCCTGATTATGTCTGTTATGATGATTACGCCGCTTACTATTCTGGTCGGCATATATTCTACGATGTCGAATCTTCATGCGACTTCGACGTACTGGGGAATGGTGCTGGTGCTTTCGGCGTTCGGACTTCCAATGTCGATTTTTCTGTATACGAATTTTATTTCGTCGATTCCGGTGTCGCTGGATGAAGCTGCCGCCATTGACGGGGCGGGGAACCTGCAGATTTTCTTCAGAATTATTCTGCCCCAGCTGAAGACGGTAACAGTAACCGTGATGATTCTCCAGGGTGTGGGCGTCTGGAACGAGTATACTTATTCATATTATTTCCTGCAGAAGCCGGAAATGCGGACAATTACGCTGGTTATTAAGACCTTCTTTTCCGCGGTGTCGAATGACTATGGAGCCGCCGCAGCTACCGCGGTTATCGGAATGCTGCCGCTGATTGTGGTATATCTGTGCCTGCAGAAATATTTTATCCAGGGGCAGATGGACAGCGCGATTAAGAGCTGA
- a CDS encoding carbohydrate ABC transporter permease: MTAKRKQKLNWFYVPAVVIMLAFIAYPLGNSIYLSFFKWNGYSQSKEFIGISNYIAMFKDKVFLSSLRNTLIYGFGCTLLQQVIGLALAMFLNSKFKGRGIIRTVIYMPAMVSGLVMGYIMYFFFQYNGGVVNDILAFLGMEGYDWLGNGTSAIVVIVLINTWQFVGVSMVIYLAGIQGVSQSYIEAATVDGASAWQRFRYIILPLLVPALSSSVTYNLIGGLKLYDVIIALTDGGPAKKTHSLATYIANRYFDAERAGYAAAIGVFSFVLIMLIAMCVNAYFRKREVEY, encoded by the coding sequence ATGACTGCAAAAAGAAAACAAAAGCTGAACTGGTTTTATGTTCCGGCGGTAGTAATTATGCTGGCGTTTATCGCGTATCCTCTGGGAAATTCCATCTACCTTTCTTTTTTCAAATGGAACGGATATTCCCAGAGCAAGGAATTCATCGGCATTTCCAATTATATTGCCATGTTTAAAGATAAGGTATTTCTCTCTTCACTGAGAAATACGCTGATTTATGGATTTGGATGTACCCTTTTACAGCAGGTGATTGGTCTGGCACTGGCAATGTTTCTGAACAGTAAATTTAAGGGAAGAGGCATTATCCGCACGGTTATTTATATGCCGGCAATGGTTTCCGGTCTGGTAATGGGATATATCATGTACTTTTTCTTCCAGTATAACGGAGGTGTGGTAAATGATATTCTGGCATTCCTGGGGATGGAGGGCTATGACTGGCTGGGCAACGGTACTTCCGCCATCGTGGTAATTGTACTTATTAATACGTGGCAGTTTGTGGGAGTCAGCATGGTTATTTACCTGGCAGGTATCCAGGGCGTGTCTCAGTCTTACATTGAGGCGGCGACGGTAGACGGGGCGAGCGCATGGCAGCGCTTCCGCTATATTATTCTGCCGCTTCTTGTTCCGGCGCTCTCGTCTTCTGTAACATATAATCTGATTGGCGGATTGAAGCTCTACGATGTAATTATTGCCCTGACGGACGGCGGTCCTGCCAAAAAGACGCACTCGCTGGCGACCTACATTGCCAACCGGTATTTTGATGCCGAGCGCGCCGGCTATGCGGCAGCGATAGGTGTATTTTCATTTGTCCTGATTATGCTGATCGCGATGTGCGTAAATGCTTATTTCCGCAAGAGGGAGGTGGAGTATTGA
- a CDS encoding ABC transporter substrate-binding protein: MRKSSMKITGAVLCAAMCMSMTGGVSAEETIEVAYNLTTEDFAVFEQITKDFTEETGIGVTIYNGGDDYESAMKTRMSSGDLPDMWTTHGWSLIRYSEYMMDLSDQEWVSNIDEGLKNVITNDDGELFILPITQAVTAIVYNKDVLDEAGVDASAIRTWDDFDAALQAVADNTEATPLEICMGDGYDSYSLEDIWPTLYTNSDLADNKAETLQDGTFDWDADGREGFQMLADWYTKGYMNEDYVSGKKDDICKAMANNEGAFTLYSTEMIPSVLAYNENANLGILPVPSKEADGASYFGTGEGNFSCFGIWKDTEHEDACKQFLSYLARPEVAVKIVQIDGGIPALTNIELDETDQAAYTTNAFREAQEQFDGDLIYDNFFDREYLPSGMWSVMSDAVQVLLSDGDPEADMDEAVMMVADNYNDLMGN, translated from the coding sequence ATGCGGAAAAGCAGTATGAAGATAACAGGCGCAGTTCTTTGCGCAGCTATGTGTATGTCTATGACAGGCGGGGTTTCTGCCGAGGAAACTATTGAAGTGGCATATAATCTTACCACAGAGGACTTTGCGGTCTTTGAACAGATTACAAAAGACTTTACGGAAGAAACGGGCATTGGTGTAACGATTTACAACGGCGGCGACGATTACGAATCCGCCATGAAAACAAGAATGTCCTCCGGCGACCTTCCGGATATGTGGACAACGCACGGCTGGAGCCTGATTCGTTACAGCGAATATATGATGGATCTGAGTGACCAGGAGTGGGTGTCGAACATCGATGAAGGACTGAAGAATGTTATCACAAATGATGACGGCGAGCTGTTTATTCTGCCGATTACACAGGCGGTTACGGCGATCGTTTACAATAAGGATGTTCTGGATGAAGCAGGCGTGGATGCTTCCGCAATCCGTACCTGGGACGATTTTGACGCTGCGCTGCAGGCAGTAGCGGATAATACCGAAGCAACTCCGCTGGAAATCTGCATGGGTGACGGCTATGATTCCTATTCGCTGGAAGATATCTGGCCGACACTGTATACAAACAGCGATCTGGCGGATAACAAGGCGGAGACGCTGCAGGACGGCACCTTTGACTGGGATGCGGACGGAAGAGAGGGCTTCCAGATGTTAGCTGACTGGTACACAAAGGGTTACATGAACGAAGACTATGTAAGCGGTAAGAAAGATGATATCTGCAAAGCAATGGCGAACAATGAAGGCGCATTCACGCTGTATTCCACAGAAATGATTCCGTCTGTGCTTGCCTACAACGAAAATGCGAACCTGGGCATTCTGCCCGTGCCGTCTAAGGAGGCGGATGGAGCTTCTTACTTCGGCACCGGCGAAGGTAACTTCAGCTGCTTCGGTATCTGGAAGGATACAGAGCATGAGGATGCCTGCAAGCAGTTCCTCTCCTATCTGGCAAGACCGGAGGTTGCGGTAAAGATTGTGCAGATTGACGGCGGTATCCCGGCTCTGACAAATATTGAGCTTGATGAAACGGACCAGGCGGCTTACACGACAAACGCGTTCAGAGAGGCGCAGGAACAGTTTGACGGAGACCTTATTTACGACAACTTCTTTGACCGCGAATATCTTCCCAGCGGCATGTGGAGCGTAATGAGTGATGCGGTACAGGTTCTGCTTTCCGACGGCGACCCGGAGGCGGATATGGATGAAGCGGTTATGATGGTAGCGGATAACTACAACGACCTGATGGGAAATTAA
- a CDS encoding cupin domain-containing protein yields MLYENKEGSFYIYCETSPLQYPLHLHQYIELVHVVRGTLDMQIGTEKYRINAGELAVIFPNVLHDYHTLSGPEETQLLIINCYMRLLPWHQKPLMNMLPTPPHSRRADSRRRAVRREAPV; encoded by the coding sequence ATGCTTTACGAAAATAAAGAGGGTTCTTTTTATATTTACTGCGAAACCAGCCCGCTGCAATATCCGCTCCACCTTCACCAGTATATCGAGCTGGTTCATGTTGTGCGGGGAACACTTGATATGCAGATCGGAACGGAAAAATACCGGATCAACGCCGGCGAGCTGGCTGTCATTTTTCCAAATGTACTTCACGACTACCATACGCTCTCCGGTCCCGAAGAGACGCAGCTTCTTATTATCAACTGCTATATGCGCCTGCTGCCCTGGCACCAGAAGCCGCTGATGAACATGCTCCCTACCCCCCCTCATTCACGCAGGGCAGATTCACGCAGACGTGCTGTACGCAGAGAAGCGCCTGTTTGA
- a CDS encoding helix-turn-helix transcriptional regulator — MNLSEDNTALAGTLISLMLCRLLPVLTLTEYQKLPTGELPTDILTYIANHYREDISLSSVAAQFGTGKFVLSRIFSNVLGVSFTDYVNSLRLSHAQHLLASTDRNILDIALECGYHNQQTFNRVFKARFSCTPKEFRKSHPGHIEVPLECFFTGETG; from the coding sequence ATGAATCTTTCAGAAGATAATACAGCACTGGCAGGGACGCTCATCAGCCTGATGCTCTGTCGTCTGCTGCCAGTGCTCACTCTTACAGAATATCAGAAGCTCCCCACCGGAGAGCTTCCCACAGATATTCTGACCTATATTGCCAATCATTACCGTGAGGACATTTCCCTGTCCTCTGTCGCCGCGCAGTTCGGAACCGGAAAATTTGTTCTTTCCCGGATTTTTTCCAACGTGCTCGGCGTCAGCTTTACCGACTATGTAAATTCCCTGCGGCTTTCCCATGCCCAGCATCTGCTCGCGAGCACAGACCGCAACATCCTGGACATTGCCCTGGAATGCGGCTATCACAACCAGCAGACCTTCAACCGGGTATTCAAAGCCCGTTTTTCCTGCACGCCGAAGGAATTCCGCAAAAGTCACCCCGGACATATCGAAGTACCTTTAGAGTGCTTTTTTACCGGCGAAACCGGGTAG
- a CDS encoding alpha-glucosidase/alpha-galactosidase, with product MSFKVAFIGAGSLVFARTLFADIMSVPEFHDIEVAFTDINPDNLEKTRALCQRDLDANGIPITIQATTDRREAFRNARYIVNCVRIGGLEGFETDIEIPLKYGVDQCVGDTLCTGGIMYGQRVIAALLDFCKDIREVAEPGAIMLNYSNPNAMATWACNKYGKVQTIGLCHGEIHGEQQIAEVLGIPRDELDITCAGINHQTWYIAVKHHGEDMLPKLLPGFEAHEKFREEEKVRIDILKRFGYYSTESNGHLSEYVAWYRKRPDEIKDWINLDNWINGETGGYLRVTREERNWFETDYPKILQEEPKKLDGSQRGNEHCSYIIESLETGRRYRGHFNVMNEGCITNLPYESVVEVPCYVDGNGISVPKVGDLPLGCAAVCSQSIWVQKLAVEAAVHGDAELLKQAALMDPLTGAVCNPPEVWQMIDEMLVAQEQWLPQYGEAIAQAKENLAKGNLIPTKDYHGAVRLREKTPAEVAAEREARVITA from the coding sequence ATGAGCTTTAAGGTAGCATTTATTGGGGCGGGCAGTCTTGTATTTGCCCGGACACTTTTTGCGGACATCATGTCCGTGCCGGAATTTCACGATATCGAGGTGGCGTTTACGGACATCAATCCGGACAATCTGGAAAAAACACGCGCACTGTGCCAGCGCGATCTGGATGCGAACGGCATTCCAATCACCATACAGGCAACGACGGATCGCCGTGAGGCGTTCCGGAATGCGCGCTACATTGTAAACTGCGTGCGCATCGGCGGTCTGGAGGGCTTTGAGACGGATATTGAAATTCCGCTGAAATACGGGGTCGACCAGTGCGTGGGCGATACGCTCTGCACCGGCGGAATTATGTACGGACAGCGTGTGATCGCGGCGCTTCTGGATTTCTGCAAAGATATCAGAGAGGTGGCGGAGCCGGGAGCCATCATGCTGAATTATTCCAATCCCAACGCAATGGCGACCTGGGCGTGCAATAAATACGGAAAGGTGCAAACAATCGGTCTCTGCCACGGAGAAATCCACGGGGAGCAGCAGATTGCGGAGGTGCTGGGCATACCGCGCGATGAGCTGGACATCACCTGCGCCGGCATCAATCACCAGACCTGGTACATCGCAGTAAAGCATCACGGGGAGGACATGCTTCCGAAGCTGCTGCCGGGCTTTGAAGCGCACGAAAAATTCCGTGAGGAGGAAAAGGTGCGCATCGATATTTTAAAGCGCTTCGGCTATTACTCCACGGAATCCAACGGGCATCTGTCAGAATATGTTGCATGGTATCGCAAGCGTCCGGATGAGATTAAGGACTGGATTAATCTGGATAACTGGATCAACGGAGAGACGGGCGGCTATCTGCGGGTTACGCGGGAGGAGCGGAACTGGTTTGAGACGGACTATCCGAAGATTCTGCAGGAGGAGCCGAAAAAGCTGGACGGCAGCCAGAGAGGAAATGAGCACTGCTCCTATATTATCGAATCTCTGGAAACGGGCAGAAGATACCGGGGACATTTTAATGTCATGAATGAAGGCTGCATCACCAATCTTCCGTATGAATCGGTGGTGGAGGTGCCCTGCTACGTGGACGGCAACGGCATCAGTGTGCCGAAGGTGGGCGACCTGCCGCTGGGCTGCGCCGCTGTGTGCTCACAGTCCATCTGGGTGCAGAAGCTGGCGGTGGAGGCTGCGGTTCACGGCGATGCAGAGCTGCTGAAGCAGGCGGCGCTGATGGACCCGCTTACCGGAGCAGTCTGCAATCCGCCGGAGGTCTGGCAGATGATTGATGAAATGCTGGTGGCGCAGGAACAGTGGCTGCCGCAGTACGGAGAAGCAATCGCACAGGCAAAGGAAAACCTGGCGAAGGGCAATCTGATTCCGACGAAAGATTATCATGGCGCGGTAAGACTGCGTGAAAAGACCCCGGCCGAGGTCGCAGCAGAGCGGGAGGCGCGTGTGATAACGGCGTAG
- a CDS encoding AraC family transcriptional regulator: MEDIFSEKKLYAAVTAFYALSLPEYHMPVHSHTSCELMYVTDGVCTVFCDGTEISLKQNQFIFIDSAVPHQLEIAAGHPCSILNLEFTVHTEKTPLPMQQLLEESAEFRKFWASRPPFAVSDDQRSMGYSMKDLLSRLQKQPEQPDFLFRLLFYRMLLEMTWCFRRRRSASGLEYLKKACDYIDRHLLEELSIPAIAACAGVNKSYLQALFSRTMHCTIGSYINQKRLNQAVFLLTNSSLSVTDVAFASGYNSRQHFAHTFQKFYGISPSHYRRLHSRQLLPDTGNSRYRIDTDGARQEPMIK; encoded by the coding sequence ATGGAAGATATTTTTTCAGAGAAAAAGCTTTATGCGGCAGTGACGGCTTTCTATGCCCTTTCGCTGCCGGAATATCATATGCCGGTGCATTCTCACACAAGCTGCGAGCTGATGTATGTGACAGACGGCGTCTGCACCGTTTTCTGTGACGGTACTGAAATCTCCCTAAAGCAGAATCAGTTTATTTTTATTGATTCGGCAGTCCCGCATCAGCTGGAAATTGCCGCCGGACATCCCTGCTCCATTCTGAATCTGGAATTTACTGTCCATACAGAAAAAACGCCGCTTCCCATGCAGCAGCTTCTGGAGGAAAGCGCCGAATTCCGGAAATTCTGGGCTTCGCGTCCGCCGTTTGCAGTATCGGACGATCAGCGCAGCATGGGATACTCCATGAAGGATCTGCTCTCCCGGCTCCAGAAGCAGCCGGAGCAGCCCGACTTTCTTTTCCGGCTGCTGTTTTACCGGATGCTGCTGGAAATGACCTGGTGCTTCCGCCGCAGGCGCAGCGCCTCCGGACTGGAATATCTGAAAAAGGCCTGCGACTACATAGACCGGCACCTGCTGGAGGAGTTGTCCATCCCCGCCATCGCCGCCTGTGCGGGCGTCAACAAGTCTTACCTGCAGGCTCTTTTTTCCCGGACAATGCACTGCACCATCGGCAGCTACATCAACCAGAAGCGGCTGAACCAGGCGGTTTTCCTGCTGACGAACAGCTCTCTTTCTGTTACCGACGTGGCGTTTGCGTCCGGTTACAACAGCCGCCAGCATTTTGCCCACACGTTTCAGAAGTTTTATGGCATCAGCCCCTCCCATTACCGTCGTCTTCACTCGCGCCAGCTTCTTCCCGACACCGGAAATTCCCGCTACCGGATCGACACGGACGGAGCCCGGCAGGAGCCGATGATTAAATGA